GGTTAGGGAGATGCGGCGCCTGGCATGCCGCTACGGGTTGTTTGTAGGACCGTCGAGCGGGGCGAACCTGGTGGCGGCGCGGCGGGTGAGGGAGGAGCATCCGGAGCTAAAGAACATCGTCACGCTCTTCTGCGACGAGGGCGAGAAGTACATCTCAGAGCATTTTTCGGTTCGTAGGAGGGGTGATGCTGCGAAGTAGCTAGCCTGCCGGGAAACCTCCGGGTTGCCGGCGAGAGACCGGGCGGTGTAGAGACGGGAACGGAGAAAGGAGAGGGAAAAAAGAGATGGCGGAGAACCCGAATCCGGGGATCCTGCTGTACACCAGGATCTTCAAGTCGCCGTACTTCTACGGCTCAGCGAAGTACGGAGTTCAGAAGTACAGCGTCTACAACCACCACTACCACCCGCGCCACTATCGCGATCCGGTCGAGGAGTACTGGCAGCTCATAGAGGGCGTGACCCTCTGGGATGTGGGCGGGGCCGAGCGGCAGGTCGAGATCACCGGTCCCGACGCCTTCGAGTTCACCAACATGCTCACCCCGCGCAACCTGCACAGGTGCGCCGTCGGACAGTGCAAGTACGCGTTCATAACCAACGCCGAGGGCGGGATCATCAACGACCCGGTGCTGCTCAGGCTCGGCGAGAACCACTTCTGGCTCTCCCTGGCCGACAGCGACGTGCTGCTCTGGGCCCAAGGGCTGGCCTACAACTCAGGCTACGACGTGCAGATAAGGGAGCCCGACGTGGGGCCGCTCCAGATCCAGGGCCCCAAGAGCAAGGAGGTCATGGTCGATCTCTTCGGCGAGAGCATCCTGGAGATTCCCTATTACTTCATGGAGGAGCGCGAACTGGACGGGATGCAGCTCGTCATCTCCCGGACCGGCTACTCCGGCGAGCTGGGCTACGAGCTCTACCTCAAGAACGCCAGCCGCGACGGCCTGAAGCTCTGGGACGCCGTGATGCAGGCCGGCGAGCCGTACGGGCTCTCTCCCATAGGCCCCTGCCACATCCGCAGGATCGAGGGCGGCATCCTGGCCCTGGGCTGCGACATGTGGTACGACACCAATCCCTACGAGGTCGGCTACGGCTACAAGTGGATGGTGGAGCTGGAGCAGGAGCAGGACTTCATCGGTCGGGAGGCCCTGAGGAGGATCAGCCGCGAGGGCGTATCCCGCAAGCTGGTGGGCGTGGAGATCGGGGGCTCCAACCTCGGCTCCTACAACGACGGCTCGATGCCGGATTACTTCCCGGTGTTCAACAAGTCCGGCGAGAGGATCGGCAAGGTCACCTCTGCCTGCTACTCACCGCGGCTGAAGAAGAACATCGGGTTCGCCATGGTGCCGGTGGAGTACTCCGAGTTCGGCACCGAGCTGGAGGTTCAGACCACCAGGGAGCGCACCTCGGCCGTCGTCTGCGACCGGGTGTTCTTCAAGCCGGAGCAGGCGGAGCAGGACCTGACCGCCGCCGGATCCGGCAGCTCTTCTTCCTGAGGAGGAAGGTGAGGTCCCGGGCGGGGCAGCCGCCGGCGGCTGCCCCGCCCGCGCGTGGAGGGAGCATCGGTTTGAAGGAGCATGCCGTAGAGGAGCTCCCGCTGCCGGGATGTTTTCGCTACGAGATCATACCGCTTGAGGGGATAGAGGAGGGGGTTTGGGAGTGGGTCTACGAAGGGGAGAGAAGCCCCACGCTGACCATAACCGCCTCCCCTGCCAGGGGCATGGGGCCCACGGTGGAGCTCGTGCGCAGGCTCAGAGAGGGGGGATA
The Rubrobacter xylanophilus genome window above contains:
- a CDS encoding glycine cleavage T C-terminal barrel domain-containing protein, translating into MAENPNPGILLYTRIFKSPYFYGSAKYGVQKYSVYNHHYHPRHYRDPVEEYWQLIEGVTLWDVGGAERQVEITGPDAFEFTNMLTPRNLHRCAVGQCKYAFITNAEGGIINDPVLLRLGENHFWLSLADSDVLLWAQGLAYNSGYDVQIREPDVGPLQIQGPKSKEVMVDLFGESILEIPYYFMEERELDGMQLVISRTGYSGELGYELYLKNASRDGLKLWDAVMQAGEPYGLSPIGPCHIRRIEGGILALGCDMWYDTNPYEVGYGYKWMVELEQEQDFIGREALRRISREGVSRKLVGVEIGGSNLGSYNDGSMPDYFPVFNKSGERIGKVTSACYSPRLKKNIGFAMVPVEYSEFGTELEVQTTRERTSAVVCDRVFFKPEQAEQDLTAAGSGSSSS